From a region of the Sesamum indicum cultivar Zhongzhi No. 13 linkage group LG3, S_indicum_v1.0, whole genome shotgun sequence genome:
- the LOC105159539 gene encoding proteasome subunit alpha type-4-like: MSRRYDSRTTIFSPEGRLYQVEYAMEAIGNAGSAIGILATDGVVLVGEKKVISKLLETSTSVEKMYKIDDHVACAVAGIMSDANILINTARLQAQRYAYAYQEPMPVEQLVQSLCDTKQGYTQFGGLRPFGVSFLFAGWDKNFGFQLYMSDPSGNFAGWKAAAIGANNQAAQSILKQDYKDDITREEAVQLAIKVLSKTMDSTSLNSDKLELAEIFLSSGKVKFQICSADNLNKLLVKSGLTQPSPDA, encoded by the coding sequence ATGTCTCGAAGATATGATAGCCGCACCACAATCTTTTCCCCTGAAGGTCGTCTTTACCAAGTCGAGTATGCAATGGAAGCTATAGGAAATGCTGGAAGTGCAATTGGTATTCTGGCCACAGATGGAGTTGTATTAGTTGGTGAAAAGAAAGTCATATCCAAACTGCTTGAAACATCAACATCAGTTGAGAAGATGTACAAGATTGATGATCATGTTGCCTGTGCTGTGGCTGGAATTATGTCTGATGCCAACATTCTTATCAACACAGCAAGGCTCCAGGCCCAGCGGTACGCATATGCTTACCAAGAGCCAATGCCAGTTGAACAACTAGTTCAGTCTTTATGTGACACCAAACAAGGTTATACACAGTTTGGAGGGCTTCGCCCCTTTGGTGTCTCGTTTCTGTTTGCGGGCTGGGACAAAAATTTTGGCTTTCAGCTTTACATGAGCGACCCCAGCGGGAATTTTGCTGGTTGGAAGGCTGCAGCAATTGGAGCAAATAACCAGGCTGCACAATCTATCCTTAAGCAGGATTATAAAGATGACATCACTAGAGAAGAGGCCGTACAGCTCGCCATAAAGGTGCTCAGTAAAACCATGGACAGCACAAGCCTTAACTCGGACAAGCTTGAACTGGCTGAGATATTTCTGTCTTCTGGGAAAGTGAAGTTCCAGATATGCTCAGCCGATAACCTCAACAAGCTGTTGGTGAAGTCTGGATTAACCCAACCTTCACCAGACGCTTAA
- the LOC105159538 gene encoding uncharacterized protein LOC105159538 (The sequence of the model RefSeq protein was modified relative to this genomic sequence to represent the inferred CDS: added 56 bases not found in genome assembly), giving the protein MGSMNCAQWNTQEVITSNINNVHTHTPKQEMKETPYSPPILRPSAARRTPSFSSSSRSNSWDSSLELSSFSFNEESPPYSPSTPLKFKGIPFSWEQIPGIPKHQQAGFKKKESSSAHLLPLPPAGNSNSSTKKLQNQQDISPKNKYHTSTRFQRDPFLAALMECSKDDDDDDGTIWKGSSKISRSLSDRFGIGFINMSASCKRTCTVSESIVYLPSRPTPHYLLHRRSRPANSSSSPHGSTISIL; this is encoded by the coding sequence TAACAATGTTCACACTCACACCCCAAAGCAGGAGATGAAAGAAACCCCTTACTCCCCCCCAATTCTCCGGCCGTCTGCAGCTCGCCGGACACCGTCATTTTCGTCGTCATCTCGATCGAATTCTTGGGATTCATCCTTGGAGTTGTCATCATTCTCCTTCAACGAGGAATCCCCTCCATATAGCCCCAGCACTCCACTCAAATTCAAAGGCATCCCATTCTCTTGGGAGCAAATCCCCGGAATCCCCAAGCACCAGCAAGCTGGATTCAAGAAGAAGGAATCCTCCTCCGCCCATCTCCTCCCCTTGCCGCCTGCCGGAAACTCCAATTCCTCCACCAAGAAACTGCAAAATCAACAAGACATCTCTCCCAAGAATAAGTACCACACCAGTACTAGATTCCAAAGAGATCCATTCTTGGCAGCACTAATGGAATGTTCcaaggatgatgatgatgatgatggtacAATTTGGAAGGGCAGCTCCAAGATTAGCAGGAGTTTAAGTGATAGGTTTGGGATTGGGTTCATAAACATGTCGGCTTCTTGCAAGAGAACTTGTACAGTTTCAGAATCCATTGTTTATCTCCCAAGTAGACCAACCCCACATTACCTTCTTCATCGTCGTTCCAGGCCAGCTAATTCATCATCATCGCCTCATGGTAGCACCATTAGTATCCTATAg
- the LOC105159537 gene encoding ABC transporter G family member 25, which produces MLVYGEAPLSVSAPALDDNSKHCSPHHHLNHSSSPVTLMFVDVSFRLKQLHDTTTNMFAWPSSDVENPTIHHLQERTILNGITGVAEPGKVLAVLGPSGSGKSTLLNALSGRLHHAHGLTGTILFNNRKLTKSIQKKTGFVSQDDVFYPHLTVRETLVFCSLLRLPSSVPKNQKLAIAESVISELGLAKCADTIIGNSFIRGVSGGERKRVSIGHEMLVDPSLLILDEPTSGLDATAAYRLVATLGGLAAKGKTVVMSVHQPSSRVYQIFDELLVLSEGRCIYLGKGSEAMGYFESIGFWPSFPMNPADFLLDLANGVCQVDGTSDKEKPNVRQALVSSYDNLLAPKVKAACMDAPMRMMFPEETPIITAANNATSKHYKSWDSDVSSWFNQFIILLQRNLKERKHETFNSLRVFQVMVASLLAGFMWWHSDYRDIQDRLGLLFFISIFWGVFPSFNAVFTFPQDRAIFIKERASGMYTLSSYFMARITGDLPMELILPTTFLAVTYWMTGLKPQLSAFVLTLMVVLGYVLVSQGLGLALGALIMDAKKASTVVTVTMLAFVLTGGYYVHKVASFMSWIKYISTTFYTYRLLIKVQYGEGKSISSVLGCSSSGLGGQLDTSAATCSFINQDIRGQTPAAVCVGILFIMFIGYRLLAYMGLRRIRA; this is translated from the exons ATGCTTGTTTATGGCGAAGCTCCTCTCTCCGTCTCTGCGCCTGCGCTTGATGATAACTCCAAACACTGCTCTCCTCATCATCACCTCAATCACTCTTCTTCTCCAGTCACCCTCATG TTCGTGGATGTGTCTTTCAGACTTAAGCAGCTGCATGACACAACCACCAACATGTTCGCCTGGCCGTCTTCCGACGTGGAGAATCCCACAATCCACCATCTTCAAGAACGGACCATCTTGAACGGCATCACCGGCGTGGCGGAACCCGGGAAAGTCTTAGCTGTCCTGGGGCCCTCCGGAAGTGGCAAATCGACGCTGCTCAACGCGCTCTCCGGCCGTCTTCACCACGCCCACGGACTTACTGGAACTATCCTCTTTAACAATCGCAAGTTAACAAAATCCATTCAGAAAAAAACCGGTTTTGTGTCACAAGATGATGTGTTCTATCCACATCTAACAGTCCGAGAAACTCTCGTCTTCTGCTCCTTGCTGAGGCTTCCAAGTTCAGTGcccaaaaatcaaaagttagCCATCGCGGAATCTGTCATTTCTGAATTAGGTTTGGCGAAATGCGCGGACACGATCATCGGCAACAGCTTCATTCGAGGGGTTTCCGGaggggaaagaaaaagagtaagCATAGGGCATGAGATGTTGGTAGACCCGAGTTTGTTGATTCTGGATGAGCCCACTTCGGGGCTGGACGCGACGGCGGCGTACAGGCTGGTAGCGACGCTGGGGGGACTGGCGGCGAAGGGGAAGACGGTGGTGATGTCGGTGCATCAGCCATCGAGCCGTGTTTACCagatatttgatgaattgtTGGTGTTGTCGGAGGGGAGGTGTATTTACTTGGGTAAAGGGAGCGAGGCGATGGGGTACTTTGAGAGCATCGGGTTCTGGCCAAGTTTTCCCATGAATCCCGCTGATTTCTTGCTTGATCTCGCTAATG GCGTATGTCAAGTTGACGGTACAAGTGATAAAGAGAAGCCTAATGTGAGGCAAGCCCTCGTATCATCTTACGACAATCTTCTTGCACCCAAGGTAAAAGCGGCTTGCATGGACGCCCCCATGAGGATGATGTTTCCAGAAGAAACTCCAATAATCACAGCCGCCAATAATGCTACAAGCAAACATTACAAATCCTGGGACAGTGATGTTTCCTCGTGGTTCAATCAGTTCATCATTCTACTCCAAAGAAACCTCAAGGAGAGAAAGCACGAAACCTTCAACTCATTGAGAGTTTTCCAAGTGATGGTGGCCTCATTACTAGCCGGTTTCATGTGGTGGCATTCTGATTATCGGGACATCCAGGACCGCCTTGGCCTTCTATTCTTCATCTCCATCTTCTGGGGCGTCTTCCCTTCCTTCAATGCAGTATTCACATTTCCTCAAGACCGAGCCATCTTCATCAAGGAACGTGCATCGGGTATGTACACATTATCATCCTATTTCATGGCCCGGATCACAGGAGACCTGCCCATGGAGCTTATCCTCCCAACCACTTTCCTCGCCGTAACGTATTGGATGACGGGACTAAAACCCCAACTCTCAGCATTTGTATTGACACTGATGGTGGTGTTGGGGTACGTGCTGGTGTCTCAGGGGCTGGGGCTTGCACTTGGTGCTCTGATCATGGATGCCAAGAAGGCTTCAACTGTGGTCACTGTCACAATGCTGGCATTTGTTTTGACAGGAGGGTACTATGTGCACAAAGTAGCATCTTTCATGTCATGGATAAAGTATATTTCCACCACATTTTACACCTATAGACTTCTTATCAAAGTTCAATACGGAGAAGGGAAAAGCATTTCGTCAGTGCTGGGTTGCTCATCATCGGGGCTGGGGGGACAATTAGATACATCAGCCGCCACCTGCAGCTTCATCAATCAAGACATCCGAGGACAAACACCAGCGGCAGTGTGTGTGGGGATATTGTTCATCATGTTTATAGGATACCGACTACTGGCGTATATGGGTCTAAGGAGAATTAGAGCGTGA